In Zhaonella formicivorans, one DNA window encodes the following:
- a CDS encoding VirD4-like conjugal transfer protein, CD1115 family — translation MLVLPALFYFPDFIRWYGFGPALGKLAAVFVKKPWMGTELLVKQGSYRTIWLFLQLFLGAGLLSVLWRPELPKVSNKIADGLGGPPAAGRGQFGTSRWRTEKEIAKTLDLYFTDQNLSKGGVVVGAEKLDRKMKVYLESQDTHVLLLGATRSGKTRSVILPTVWCIGKTGESMVLTDPKGELFEKSSGYLKNQGYEVILLDLRETLRGNRWNVMEPVVRAAGEGRDDKAVEASLDIAHAIVYQKAHNSDPIWELGEKAIVAGLILSVAYEAADISQKHMYSVAMMLARLAVFDEDGYCPLNEYVTGLGMLHPARGAFSTALMASPKTRASFFAGAMAKLQLFTDPNIAAMTAMQDHNLTAIGARPTAVFLVIPDEKSTRYLLASLYINQVYQALVELALENGGRVKNRVHFLLDEFGNLPPIPDMDKKITVAGGRGMKFTLALQGLSQLKPLYGERSQTITGNCHTWLYLSTTDPDTARVISEKTGKYTVQTESSNYNYSENRVGGSTGLGLTGRALLTPDEVERWPKGSSLVLQAREMPARLPLPDLSEWPADKELDGSYQGCYGINKMPDVQVWYPGLSFTEKLPEGGDEVACSKVTGENVQNILEQL, via the coding sequence GTGCTGGTACTGCCGGCGCTTTTTTATTTTCCCGACTTTATCAGGTGGTACGGCTTTGGGCCGGCGCTGGGCAAACTGGCAGCAGTCTTCGTGAAAAAGCCGTGGATGGGCACTGAACTGCTGGTAAAACAGGGAAGTTACCGTACTATATGGCTTTTTTTACAGCTGTTTTTAGGGGCAGGTCTGTTGTCTGTCCTTTGGAGGCCGGAACTGCCGAAAGTATCAAATAAAATAGCTGATGGCCTTGGAGGCCCTCCTGCTGCCGGAAGGGGCCAGTTTGGCACTTCTCGCTGGCGCACTGAAAAGGAAATCGCTAAAACCCTTGACTTGTATTTTACTGATCAAAACTTATCCAAAGGGGGAGTGGTAGTAGGAGCTGAAAAGCTGGACAGGAAAATGAAAGTTTATTTAGAGAGCCAGGACACCCATGTGTTACTACTGGGTGCAACCCGTTCAGGTAAGACCCGTTCAGTTATTCTTCCCACTGTCTGGTGCATCGGAAAAACAGGTGAAAGCATGGTGCTGACCGACCCGAAGGGGGAGCTTTTTGAAAAAAGCTCAGGATATCTGAAAAACCAAGGGTATGAGGTTATTTTGCTGGACCTTAGAGAAACTTTGCGGGGTAATCGCTGGAACGTGATGGAACCGGTCGTCAGGGCAGCCGGGGAGGGAAGGGATGATAAGGCTGTGGAAGCATCTTTGGACATAGCCCATGCCATAGTGTACCAAAAAGCACACAACAGCGACCCCATCTGGGAGCTGGGTGAAAAAGCCATAGTGGCCGGTTTGATTCTGTCTGTTGCCTATGAGGCCGCAGATATAAGTCAGAAGCATATGTACAGCGTGGCTATGATGCTGGCCAGACTGGCCGTATTTGATGAGGACGGTTATTGCCCCTTAAATGAATATGTTACCGGCCTTGGCATGCTGCACCCGGCAAGGGGAGCATTCTCAACGGCCCTGATGGCTTCGCCAAAGACGAGGGCTTCGTTTTTTGCCGGGGCCATGGCCAAACTGCAGCTCTTTACCGACCCTAATATTGCAGCTATGACAGCAATGCAGGACCATAACCTTACCGCCATAGGAGCTAGACCAACGGCGGTATTTTTGGTTATCCCGGATGAAAAGTCAACCCGTTATCTTTTGGCCAGCCTGTACATAAACCAGGTCTACCAGGCTTTGGTGGAGTTAGCTCTAGAAAATGGCGGAAGGGTTAAAAACCGTGTCCATTTCCTGCTTGATGAGTTTGGGAACCTGCCGCCAATACCTGATATGGATAAAAAGATCACAGTAGCCGGTGGCAGGGGGATGAAATTTACCCTGGCCCTCCAGGGTCTGTCCCAGCTAAAGCCCCTTTATGGTGAACGGTCACAGACAATTACCGGCAACTGCCATACCTGGCTGTATTTAAGCACCACTGACCCTGATACGGCCAGAGTCATTTCTGAAAAGACTGGCAAATATACGGTACAGACTGAAAGCTCTAACTATAACTACTCGGAAAACCGTGTGGGGGGCAGTACCGGCTTGGGACTGACGGGCAGGGCTTTACTTACCCCTGATGAAGTGGAACGTTGGCCAAAAGGCTCTTCATTGGTCCTGCAGGCAAGAGAAATGCCTGCAAGACTTCCTTTGCCTGACCTCTCTGAGTGGCCGGCGGATAAGGAACTGGATGGGAGTTACCAGGGATGTTATGGCATCAACAAAATGCCTGATGTGCAGGTCTGGTATCCTGGTTTGAGTTTTACTGAAAAACTGCCTGAGGGTGGTGATGAAGTTGCCTGTAGTAAAGTAACGGGGGAAAATGTGCAAAACATTTTAGAACAATTATAA
- a CDS encoding conjugal transfer protein TrbL family protein — MDFGWIGQALTDGITGFFITLFNELINFMAGGLAETYQLALHLLDLTYVRNTILLAQTVAGSLIVIRILVQSLTTYILYQNGDSSANPKKLLLDSAFGIAMMASIPWVVKWVYSWGTNLAVDVANVINYNSGDIPAFNAFITVNLVHIIVVILAAVLWLLILFQSGVRSVEVSLLAVMGPFLVLGGKNDLFGRWWANLVVLSVTQAVQIFLVKGSMVAVSLVGAVIPGGGGNNAFFGTLMSVCFLWVAFKTPGILKEYSYSTGIGQAFGNAAQQAGSFALMRKAFTKV; from the coding sequence ATGGATTTTGGCTGGATAGGTCAGGCCCTGACGGATGGGATAACCGGTTTTTTTATTACTCTCTTTAATGAGCTTATAAATTTTATGGCAGGGGGGTTAGCAGAGACTTATCAGCTTGCTTTACATCTTTTAGACCTGACATATGTAAGAAACACAATTTTGTTAGCCCAGACAGTTGCCGGTTCGCTGATTGTAATCCGCATACTGGTGCAAAGCCTTACCACATACATCCTGTACCAGAACGGCGATTCGTCTGCCAACCCCAAGAAGCTGCTGTTAGACAGCGCTTTTGGGATAGCTATGATGGCTAGCATCCCCTGGGTTGTGAAGTGGGTATATTCCTGGGGTACAAATTTGGCAGTGGATGTAGCAAATGTTATTAACTACAACTCGGGTGATATTCCGGCATTTAATGCTTTTATTACCGTGAACTTGGTACACATTATCGTAGTGATTCTTGCAGCTGTGCTCTGGCTTTTGATTTTGTTTCAGTCCGGGGTGCGCAGTGTTGAGGTGTCGCTTTTGGCGGTAATGGGGCCTTTTTTAGTTTTAGGTGGAAAAAATGATTTGTTTGGCCGCTGGTGGGCTAATCTGGTCGTTCTTTCCGTGACACAGGCAGTCCAGATATTTCTGGTTAAAGGTTCAATGGTTGCAGTTTCTTTAGTAGGTGCGGTTATTCCCGGAGGCGGGGGCAATAACGCTTTTTTCGGGACATTAATGTCTGTCTGCTTCCTCTGGGTTGCATTTAAAACGCCAGGGATATTGAAGGAGTATTCCTACAGTACCGGTATAGGCCAGGCTTTTGGTAATGCGGCGCAGCAGGCTGGAAGTTTTGCCTTAATGAGAAAAGCTTTTACGAAAGTGTAG
- a CDS encoding PrgI family protein, whose amino-acid sequence MMYPIPRNVETRFTFFDGFGWFELFITLLGAALGLVVSLILSIFFSSLFLRIAAFLFCAGAAFFITRPTPDGSFLELYSKFRRWAKSPKRYYYQGSDAN is encoded by the coding sequence ATGATGTATCCCATTCCAAGAAACGTGGAAACCAGGTTTACCTTTTTTGACGGGTTTGGCTGGTTTGAACTGTTTATTACTTTACTTGGCGCGGCTTTAGGCTTAGTGGTAAGTTTAATTTTGAGTATATTTTTCAGCAGCCTGTTCCTAAGAATAGCTGCTTTTCTTTTTTGCGCCGGTGCGGCTTTTTTTATTACCAGGCCCACACCCGACGGCAGTTTTTTAGAGCTATATTCTAAGTTCCGGAGATGGGCCAAAAGCCCAAAAAGATACTATTACCAAGGAAGTGATGCAAATTGA